A DNA window from Vigna unguiculata cultivar IT97K-499-35 chromosome 10, ASM411807v1, whole genome shotgun sequence contains the following coding sequences:
- the LOC114166177 gene encoding probable L-gulonolactone oxidase 6 isoform X2, whose protein sequence is MFPDRSICHVSQVLYPTTEQELLSMVASAARSKTKMKVATRFSHSIPKLVCPEGENGVLISTRYLNKIVKVDVEARTMVVESGVTLKDLISEAAKAGLALPYAPYWWGLTIGGLMGSGAHGSTLWGKGSSVHDYVLNLRIVRPASPQEGYAKVENLDQQHEDLNAAKVSLGVLGVISQITLKLEGIFKRSITYVAKNDSDLGEQVASFGYAHEFGDITWYPSQRRAVYRVDDRVPINASGNGLYDFIPFRPTPSLALAILRTTEDVQESAGDADGKCINAKTTTNTLITSAYGLTNNGIIFTKYPVIGFQNRLQASGTCLDSLKDAKITACAWDSTVKGEFFHQTTFSIGLSVVKDFIEDVQKLVELEPKGLCGLELYNGILMRYVKASNAYLGKQEDALDIDITYYRSKDPMSPRLYEDIVEEIEQLGIFKYGGLPHWGKNRNLAFEGAIKKYKNAEKFLRVKEKYDSEGLFSSTWTDQMLGLKDGVTIVKDGCALEGLCICSQDSHCNPSRGYYCRAGKVYKEARVCTHLKSK, encoded by the exons ATGTTTCCCGATCGAAGCATCTGCCATGTCTCTCAGGTGCTGTACCCCACAACAGAGCAAGAGCTTCTGTCGATGGTTGCATCCGCAGCCAGAAGCAAAACGAAGATGAAAGTGGCGACCCGTTTTTCGCACAGCATCCCGAAGCTGGTGTGCCCAGAAGGCGAAAATGGGGTGCTGATAAGCACAAGATACCTGAACAAGATAGTGAAGGTTGATGTGGAAGCAAGAACAATGGTTGTGGAGAGTGGTGTGACATTGAAGGATCTTATCAGTGAGGCTGCAAAAGCAGGGTTAGCCTTGCCATATGCACCATACTGGTGGGGTTTGACCATTGGAGGGCTCATGGGAAGTGGTGCACATGGAAGCACTTTGTGGGGGAAGGGAAGTTCTGTTCATGATTATGTGCTGAACCTTAGGATTGTTAGGCCTGCTTCTCCTCAAGAAGGTTATGCTAAGGTTGAGAACCTCGATCAACAACATGAAGATCTCAATGCAGCCAAAGTCTCACTCGGGGTGCTTGGAGTTATCTCACAG ATTACTCTAAAACTAGAAGGTATCTTCAAGCGATCCATCACGTATGTCGCAAAAAATGATTCAGATTTGGGAGAACAAGTTGCTTCTTTTGGTTATGCTCATGAGTTTGGTGATATAACGTGGTACCCAAGTCAACGTAGGGCTGTGTATCGTGTTGATGATCGTGTGCCAATTAATGCATCGGGCAATGGTCTTTACGACTTTATCCCCTTCCGTCCCACTCCTTCTCTTGCATTGGCAATCCTAAGAACCACAG AAGATGTTCAAGAATCTGCTGGTGATGCCGATGGGAAGTGCATAAATGCTAAGACCACAACGAATACACTCATCACCTCTGCATATGGACTTACTAACAATG GTATAATCTTCACCAAATACCCTGTAATTGGATTTCAGAACCGACTTCAGGCATCTGGGACATGCTTGGATAGTCTTAAAGATGCAAAGATCACAGCATGTGCCTGGGATTCCACGGTGAAGGGAGAGTTTTTTCACCAAACCACATTCAGCATTGGCTTGTCAGTTGTGAAAGATTTCATTGAAGATGTGCAGAAGCTGGTTGAATTGGAGCCAAAGGGGTTGTGTGGCTTAGAGCTTTACAATGGAATTCTGATGCGTTATGTGAAGGCTTCAAATGCCTACTTGGGGAAGCAAGAGGATGCTTTAGACATTGATATCACCTACTATCGTAGCAAGGACCCTATGAGTCCTAGGCTCTATGAAGACATTGTTGAAGAGATTGAGCAACTTgggattttcaaatatggaggGTTACCTCATTGGGGTAAGAATAGGAATTTGGCGTTTGAAGGAGCCATCAAGAAGTACAAAAATGCAGAGAAATTTTTGAGGGTTAAAGAGAAGTATGATTCAGAAGGGCTTTTCTCAAGTACGTGGACAGATCAAATGCTTGGGCTAAAAGATGGGGTGACAATAGTGAAGGATGGATGTGCTTTAGAAGGCTTGTGCATTTGCTCACAGGATAGTCATTGCAATCCAAGCAGAGGGTACTATTGCAGAGCAGGAAAAGTTTACAAGGAAGCAAGGGTTTGTACTCATTTGAAATCCAAATGA
- the LOC114167624 gene encoding CBL-interacting serine/threonine-protein kinase 9 gives MSGKPVRPRTRLGKYELGKTIGEGSFAKVKFAKDVENGNHVAIKILDRNHVLSHKMTEQLKKEISAMKMINHPNVVKIYEVMASKTKIYIVLELINGGELFDKIAQSGRLKEDEARSYFHQLINAVDYCHSRGVYHRDLKPENLLLDSNGVLKITDFGLSTYAQKEDELLRTACGTPNYVAPEVLNDRGYVGSTSDIWSCGVILFVLMAGYLPFDEPSQMALYRKIGKAQFTCPSWFSSEAKKLLKRILDPNPLTRIKIPEILEDEWFRKGYKPAIFTEEEDVNVDDVAAAFNDSKESFVTETKEKPVSMNAFELISRSQSFNLENLFEKQTNGIVKRETHFTSQRPANEIMSKIEEAAKPLGFNVHKRNYKMKLQGDKSGRKGHLSVATEVFEVAPSLHMVELRKTGGDTLEFHKFYKTFSSGLQDVVWHSEAKI, from the exons ATGAGCGGGAAGCCGGTGAGACCTCGTACACGTTTGGGAAAGTACGAGCTCGGAAAAACCATTGGCGAGGGAAGCTTTGCCAAGGTCAAGTTCGCAAAGGACGTTGAGAACGGAAACCATGTAGCCATCAAAATCCTCGACCGTAACCACGTACTCAGCCACAAGATGACGGAACAG CTGAAGAAAGAAATTTCAGCGATGAAGATGATCAATCATCCAAACGTTGTCAAAATTTATGAG GTGATGGCAAGTAAAACAAAGATCTACATTGTGCTAGAGTTGATTAATGGAGGAGAACTATTTGACAAAATA GCTCAAAGTGGGAGACTTAAAGAGGATGAAGCAAGAAGTTATTTCCACCAACTAATCAATGCAGTTGATTACTGCCATAGTAGAGGGGTGTACCACAGAGATTTGAAG CCAGAGAATCTTCTTCTGGACTCAAATGGTGTTCTGAAAATTACAGATTTTGGATTAAGTACCTACGCACAGAAG GAGGATGAACTTCTTCGCACTGCTTGTGGAACTCCAAATTATGTTGCTCCTGAG GTGCTTAATGATAGAGGCTATGTTGGTTCTACATCTGATATCTGGTCCTGTGGAGTCATTCTCTTTGTGCTGATGGCTGGTTACTTGCCCTTTGATGAGCCAAGTCAAATGGCGTTGTACAGAAAG ATTGGCAAGGCTCAGTTTACATGTCCATCATGGTTTTCCTCTGAGGCAAAGAAGCTATTGAAGCGTATTCTTGATCCAAACCCTTTAACT AGGATAAAAATTCCTGAAATCTTGGAAGATGAATGGTTCAGAAAAGGATACAAACCAGCAATTTTTACAGAGGAAGAAGATGTCAACGTAGATGATGTTGCTGCTGCTTTCAATGATTCTAAG GAAAGTTTTGTGACGGAGACAAAAGAGAAGCCAGTGTCAATGAATGCTTTTGAGCTCATATCTAGGTCTCAAAGCTTTAATCTTGAAAATTTGTTTGAGAAGCAGACA AATGGGATTGTTAAGAGAGAAACACATTTCACGTCACAACGTCCTGCAAATGAAATCATGTCAAAAATTGAGGAAGCTGCCAAGCCTCTGGGATTTAATGTTCACAAGCGAAATTATAAG ATGAAGCTGCAAGGTGATAAGAGCGGAAGGAAGGGTCACCTTTCAGTAGCTACAGAG GTTTTTGAAGTGGCTCCCTCATTGCACATGGTGGAGCTTCGAAAGACTGGGGGTGACACACTGGAGTTTCATAAG TTCTACAAAACCTTTTCATCAGGGTTGCAAGACGTAGTGTGGCATTCTGAAGCAAAAATATGA
- the LOC114166177 gene encoding probable L-gulonolactone oxidase 6 isoform X1: MRMFHKALASTQVFLFFCVAVFSTPPEDPIKCSSGNTTCTITNSYGMFPDRSICHVSQVLYPTTEQELLSMVASAARSKTKMKVATRFSHSIPKLVCPEGENGVLISTRYLNKIVKVDVEARTMVVESGVTLKDLISEAAKAGLALPYAPYWWGLTIGGLMGSGAHGSTLWGKGSSVHDYVLNLRIVRPASPQEGYAKVENLDQQHEDLNAAKVSLGVLGVISQITLKLEGIFKRSITYVAKNDSDLGEQVASFGYAHEFGDITWYPSQRRAVYRVDDRVPINASGNGLYDFIPFRPTPSLALAILRTTEDVQESAGDADGKCINAKTTTNTLITSAYGLTNNGIIFTKYPVIGFQNRLQASGTCLDSLKDAKITACAWDSTVKGEFFHQTTFSIGLSVVKDFIEDVQKLVELEPKGLCGLELYNGILMRYVKASNAYLGKQEDALDIDITYYRSKDPMSPRLYEDIVEEIEQLGIFKYGGLPHWGKNRNLAFEGAIKKYKNAEKFLRVKEKYDSEGLFSSTWTDQMLGLKDGVTIVKDGCALEGLCICSQDSHCNPSRGYYCRAGKVYKEARVCTHLKSK; this comes from the exons ATGAGGATGTTTCACAAAGCCTTGGCTTCAACTCaagtctttcttttcttctgtgTTGCAGTGTTCTCTACTCCACCAGAGGATCCAATCAAGTGTTCTTCAGGGAACACAACCTGCACCATCACAAACTCCTATGGCATGTTTCCCGATCGAAGCATCTGCCATGTCTCTCAGGTGCTGTACCCCACAACAGAGCAAGAGCTTCTGTCGATGGTTGCATCCGCAGCCAGAAGCAAAACGAAGATGAAAGTGGCGACCCGTTTTTCGCACAGCATCCCGAAGCTGGTGTGCCCAGAAGGCGAAAATGGGGTGCTGATAAGCACAAGATACCTGAACAAGATAGTGAAGGTTGATGTGGAAGCAAGAACAATGGTTGTGGAGAGTGGTGTGACATTGAAGGATCTTATCAGTGAGGCTGCAAAAGCAGGGTTAGCCTTGCCATATGCACCATACTGGTGGGGTTTGACCATTGGAGGGCTCATGGGAAGTGGTGCACATGGAAGCACTTTGTGGGGGAAGGGAAGTTCTGTTCATGATTATGTGCTGAACCTTAGGATTGTTAGGCCTGCTTCTCCTCAAGAAGGTTATGCTAAGGTTGAGAACCTCGATCAACAACATGAAGATCTCAATGCAGCCAAAGTCTCACTCGGGGTGCTTGGAGTTATCTCACAG ATTACTCTAAAACTAGAAGGTATCTTCAAGCGATCCATCACGTATGTCGCAAAAAATGATTCAGATTTGGGAGAACAAGTTGCTTCTTTTGGTTATGCTCATGAGTTTGGTGATATAACGTGGTACCCAAGTCAACGTAGGGCTGTGTATCGTGTTGATGATCGTGTGCCAATTAATGCATCGGGCAATGGTCTTTACGACTTTATCCCCTTCCGTCCCACTCCTTCTCTTGCATTGGCAATCCTAAGAACCACAG AAGATGTTCAAGAATCTGCTGGTGATGCCGATGGGAAGTGCATAAATGCTAAGACCACAACGAATACACTCATCACCTCTGCATATGGACTTACTAACAATG GTATAATCTTCACCAAATACCCTGTAATTGGATTTCAGAACCGACTTCAGGCATCTGGGACATGCTTGGATAGTCTTAAAGATGCAAAGATCACAGCATGTGCCTGGGATTCCACGGTGAAGGGAGAGTTTTTTCACCAAACCACATTCAGCATTGGCTTGTCAGTTGTGAAAGATTTCATTGAAGATGTGCAGAAGCTGGTTGAATTGGAGCCAAAGGGGTTGTGTGGCTTAGAGCTTTACAATGGAATTCTGATGCGTTATGTGAAGGCTTCAAATGCCTACTTGGGGAAGCAAGAGGATGCTTTAGACATTGATATCACCTACTATCGTAGCAAGGACCCTATGAGTCCTAGGCTCTATGAAGACATTGTTGAAGAGATTGAGCAACTTgggattttcaaatatggaggGTTACCTCATTGGGGTAAGAATAGGAATTTGGCGTTTGAAGGAGCCATCAAGAAGTACAAAAATGCAGAGAAATTTTTGAGGGTTAAAGAGAAGTATGATTCAGAAGGGCTTTTCTCAAGTACGTGGACAGATCAAATGCTTGGGCTAAAAGATGGGGTGACAATAGTGAAGGATGGATGTGCTTTAGAAGGCTTGTGCATTTGCTCACAGGATAGTCATTGCAATCCAAGCAGAGGGTACTATTGCAGAGCAGGAAAAGTTTACAAGGAAGCAAGGGTTTGTACTCATTTGAAATCCAAATGA
- the LOC114166177 gene encoding probable L-gulonolactone oxidase 6 isoform X3, which yields MWITLKLEGIFKRSITYVAKNDSDLGEQVASFGYAHEFGDITWYPSQRRAVYRVDDRVPINASGNGLYDFIPFRPTPSLALAILRTTEDVQESAGDADGKCINAKTTTNTLITSAYGLTNNGIIFTKYPVIGFQNRLQASGTCLDSLKDAKITACAWDSTVKGEFFHQTTFSIGLSVVKDFIEDVQKLVELEPKGLCGLELYNGILMRYVKASNAYLGKQEDALDIDITYYRSKDPMSPRLYEDIVEEIEQLGIFKYGGLPHWGKNRNLAFEGAIKKYKNAEKFLRVKEKYDSEGLFSSTWTDQMLGLKDGVTIVKDGCALEGLCICSQDSHCNPSRGYYCRAGKVYKEARVCTHLKSK from the exons ATGTGG ATTACTCTAAAACTAGAAGGTATCTTCAAGCGATCCATCACGTATGTCGCAAAAAATGATTCAGATTTGGGAGAACAAGTTGCTTCTTTTGGTTATGCTCATGAGTTTGGTGATATAACGTGGTACCCAAGTCAACGTAGGGCTGTGTATCGTGTTGATGATCGTGTGCCAATTAATGCATCGGGCAATGGTCTTTACGACTTTATCCCCTTCCGTCCCACTCCTTCTCTTGCATTGGCAATCCTAAGAACCACAG AAGATGTTCAAGAATCTGCTGGTGATGCCGATGGGAAGTGCATAAATGCTAAGACCACAACGAATACACTCATCACCTCTGCATATGGACTTACTAACAATG GTATAATCTTCACCAAATACCCTGTAATTGGATTTCAGAACCGACTTCAGGCATCTGGGACATGCTTGGATAGTCTTAAAGATGCAAAGATCACAGCATGTGCCTGGGATTCCACGGTGAAGGGAGAGTTTTTTCACCAAACCACATTCAGCATTGGCTTGTCAGTTGTGAAAGATTTCATTGAAGATGTGCAGAAGCTGGTTGAATTGGAGCCAAAGGGGTTGTGTGGCTTAGAGCTTTACAATGGAATTCTGATGCGTTATGTGAAGGCTTCAAATGCCTACTTGGGGAAGCAAGAGGATGCTTTAGACATTGATATCACCTACTATCGTAGCAAGGACCCTATGAGTCCTAGGCTCTATGAAGACATTGTTGAAGAGATTGAGCAACTTgggattttcaaatatggaggGTTACCTCATTGGGGTAAGAATAGGAATTTGGCGTTTGAAGGAGCCATCAAGAAGTACAAAAATGCAGAGAAATTTTTGAGGGTTAAAGAGAAGTATGATTCAGAAGGGCTTTTCTCAAGTACGTGGACAGATCAAATGCTTGGGCTAAAAGATGGGGTGACAATAGTGAAGGATGGATGTGCTTTAGAAGGCTTGTGCATTTGCTCACAGGATAGTCATTGCAATCCAAGCAGAGGGTACTATTGCAGAGCAGGAAAAGTTTACAAGGAAGCAAGGGTTTGTACTCATTTGAAATCCAAATGA